Proteins encoded by one window of Salmonirosea aquatica:
- a CDS encoding 2-oxoglutarate dehydrogenase E1 component, whose protein sequence is MDKYSYIANSDGAYIEELYNSYKQDPTSVDGGWQKFFEGFDFYQKYPLNGNGHANGAATKAAPPNGKPVAAPVDASRIQKEMEIVHLIRGYRSRGHLLARTNPIRERRDRLPRLELADFNLSEADLDTVFEAGTEVFGKPATLREIVDALKTIYTREIGFEYLYIRDREQKNWLRDKIEKEALNMNFSIDEKKHILSKLNEAVVFENFLHTKYIGQKRFSLEGGETTIPALDAMINKAGEMGVVEVMIGMAHRGRLNVLANTMRKTYEQVFNEFEGNLPDQVWGDGDVKYHMGFSSQITTTGGQQMYLKLAPNPSHLEAVNPVVEGFIRARADGMYNSDYDRVLPVLIHGDAAVAGQGIVYEVTQMSGLEGYYTGGTIHFVINNQVGFTTDFEDARSSIYCTDVAKIVDAPVLHVNGDDPESVVFCMRLAVEYRQKFNKDIFIDMVCYRRHGHNESDEPKFTQPVLYKYIENHQNPREIYQKKLAERGDVDAELAATMDKEFKALLQERLEMVKQKVLPYAMPKLEQEWKSLRVSTPEDFEKSPATGVPLESLEKIGQAITTLPEGFSTLKQIDKLLKDRKQMIFEDRSVNWATAELLSYGSVLLDGKIVRLSGQDVQRGTFSHRHAVLHDAETNEAYNNLDHIQSEQGKFMIYNSLLSEYGVLGFEFGYAMANPNALVIWEAQFGDFANGAQVMIDQFITSSETKWDRWTGLVMLLPHGYEGQGPEHSNARPERYLQLAADNNIFVTNVTTPANLFHMMRRQMAFPFRKPLIVMSPKSMLRHPLCVSPLNDLVEGRFQETIGDAFADSKKVKKVLLCTGKIYYELFEKQQKENRDDVAIIRVEQLHPFPKNQLNALIAQYKKAKVYWVQEEPFNMGGWTFMLRMYSEQPLEVIARRPSASPSTGFAKIHAQEQAEIIRRAFE, encoded by the coding sequence ATGGACAAATATTCGTATATAGCTAACTCAGACGGCGCTTACATCGAGGAATTGTACAATTCCTATAAGCAGGATCCCACCTCAGTAGATGGAGGATGGCAAAAGTTTTTCGAAGGCTTCGACTTCTACCAGAAGTACCCTTTGAATGGAAATGGCCACGCCAACGGGGCAGCTACTAAAGCCGCTCCTCCGAACGGCAAGCCCGTCGCAGCGCCGGTGGATGCTTCCCGGATCCAAAAGGAAATGGAGATCGTCCACCTGATCCGGGGGTACCGTTCGCGCGGGCATCTTCTAGCCCGTACCAACCCTATCCGGGAGCGTCGGGACCGTCTTCCCAGGCTGGAATTGGCGGATTTCAATCTGTCCGAGGCCGACCTGGATACGGTTTTTGAGGCAGGTACCGAAGTGTTTGGCAAGCCTGCTACCCTGCGTGAAATCGTGGACGCCCTGAAAACAATCTATACCCGCGAAATCGGATTCGAATATCTCTACATCCGGGATCGGGAACAGAAAAACTGGCTGCGGGACAAAATCGAGAAAGAGGCGCTGAATATGAATTTTTCCATTGACGAGAAAAAGCATATTCTTTCTAAACTCAACGAGGCGGTTGTTTTCGAGAATTTCCTCCATACGAAATACATTGGTCAGAAGCGGTTTTCGCTGGAAGGCGGCGAAACGACCATCCCGGCTCTGGATGCCATGATCAACAAGGCTGGCGAGATGGGAGTGGTGGAGGTGATGATCGGGATGGCCCACCGGGGACGCCTGAACGTGCTGGCCAACACCATGCGCAAAACCTACGAGCAGGTATTCAATGAATTTGAAGGCAATCTGCCCGATCAGGTCTGGGGCGATGGCGACGTAAAGTACCACATGGGATTTTCATCCCAGATCACTACCACGGGTGGCCAGCAGATGTACCTGAAGCTGGCGCCTAATCCATCGCACCTGGAAGCCGTGAACCCCGTGGTGGAAGGCTTTATTCGCGCCCGCGCCGATGGCATGTACAACAGCGATTATGATCGGGTACTTCCCGTACTTATTCACGGCGACGCCGCCGTAGCGGGGCAGGGGATTGTGTACGAAGTGACGCAGATGTCGGGCCTCGAAGGGTACTATACGGGAGGTACCATTCACTTTGTGATCAACAACCAGGTAGGGTTTACCACCGACTTCGAGGATGCCCGGTCAAGTATCTACTGTACGGATGTGGCCAAGATCGTGGACGCTCCGGTGCTGCACGTCAATGGCGACGATCCCGAATCGGTAGTATTCTGCATGCGACTGGCGGTAGAGTACCGTCAGAAATTCAACAAGGATATCTTTATCGACATGGTGTGCTACCGCCGCCATGGTCACAATGAGTCGGACGAGCCGAAATTCACGCAGCCCGTTTTGTATAAATACATCGAGAATCACCAGAATCCGCGGGAAATCTACCAGAAAAAACTGGCTGAGCGGGGTGATGTGGATGCCGAACTGGCCGCCACGATGGATAAGGAATTCAAGGCCCTGCTGCAGGAGCGCCTGGAAATGGTGAAGCAGAAGGTACTTCCCTACGCCATGCCCAAATTGGAGCAGGAGTGGAAAAGCCTGCGCGTATCTACCCCCGAAGATTTCGAGAAATCGCCTGCTACGGGCGTTCCTCTGGAAAGTCTGGAAAAAATCGGGCAGGCAATCACCACCCTGCCGGAAGGCTTCAGTACTCTCAAGCAGATTGATAAATTGCTCAAAGATCGCAAACAGATGATTTTTGAGGATAGGTCGGTTAACTGGGCTACGGCTGAATTGCTTTCCTATGGATCGGTGTTGCTGGATGGCAAAATCGTGCGGTTGAGCGGGCAGGATGTCCAGCGGGGTACCTTCTCGCACCGTCATGCGGTACTGCACGATGCCGAGACCAACGAAGCATATAACAACCTGGACCACATCCAGTCGGAGCAGGGTAAGTTCATGATTTACAATTCTCTACTCTCTGAGTACGGGGTACTGGGCTTTGAGTTTGGCTACGCGATGGCCAACCCCAATGCACTGGTAATCTGGGAAGCCCAGTTTGGTGATTTTGCCAACGGGGCTCAGGTAATGATCGACCAGTTCATTACATCCAGTGAAACCAAGTGGGACCGCTGGACAGGATTGGTAATGCTGCTGCCCCACGGCTACGAAGGCCAGGGGCCCGAGCACTCCAACGCCCGTCCCGAGCGCTACCTACAGTTGGCGGCCGACAACAATATCTTCGTTACAAACGTAACCACCCCGGCGAACCTCTTCCACATGATGCGGCGGCAAATGGCGTTTCCGTTCCGTAAACCGCTGATCGTGATGTCGCCGAAGTCCATGTTACGGCACCCCTTGTGTGTTTCGCCGCTGAATGATCTGGTGGAAGGACGTTTTCAGGAAACCATTGGCGATGCATTTGCCGATTCGAAAAAAGTGAAGAAGGTACTGCTGTGCACCGGAAAGATTTATTACGAACTTTTTGAAAAACAACAAAAAGAAAACCGCGACGATGTGGCCATCATCCGGGTGGAGCAGTTGCATCCTTTCCCCAAGAATCAATTGAACGCCTTAATCGCCCAATACAAAAAAGCAAAAGTATATTGGGTGCAGGAAGAGCCTTTCAACATGGGCGGCTGGACATTCATGCTACGCATGTACTCCGAGCAACCGTTGGAAGTGATTGCCCGGCGCCCAAGTGCCTCGCCTTCCACAGGTTTTGCCAAAATCCATGCCCAGGAGCAGGCCGAAATCATACGGCGGGCGTTTGAGTAG
- a CDS encoding PorP/SprF family type IX secretion system membrane protein: protein MKSILCRRAVLAGTLALGMALLFYSEAQAQKEVLYEQYIQNPMAINPAFTGVREDFNMSVLLRRRWFFIPNAPITQTFAMDGTVANGKVGLGLQALNDRMSPYYTTGVYGSAAYHWDASVSWKVSLGAQGGINVLPVYDFASGTSLNRALGSFGLGVWIHSDEFYFGVSKPELLSQGYGNGQNSLVYSKPLYITAGATLQSSDQVKIIPSVLFVQESGSKLRIDVGGRLWYDEKIGLGAFYRMARVNYVQLSGEAQVGRNVRLGYIYNSRAIESSIVGINNTPISIHEIMLKFTPNPSGFHMN from the coding sequence ATGAAATCAATTCTTTGCCGACGCGCCGTACTGGCCGGGACACTTGCCCTGGGAATGGCGCTGCTTTTTTATTCAGAGGCCCAGGCCCAAAAAGAAGTATTGTACGAGCAGTACATCCAAAACCCCATGGCCATCAATCCCGCTTTTACGGGTGTCCGGGAGGATTTCAATATGTCGGTGTTGCTCCGTCGGCGCTGGTTTTTCATTCCGAACGCGCCTATCACCCAAACATTTGCCATGGATGGCACCGTGGCCAATGGCAAGGTAGGGTTGGGACTTCAGGCCCTGAACGACCGGATGTCGCCCTATTATACCACAGGTGTGTACGGTTCGGCGGCCTACCATTGGGATGCCTCGGTAAGCTGGAAAGTATCCCTGGGGGCTCAGGGAGGGATTAACGTACTACCTGTCTATGATTTTGCCTCGGGTACCTCGCTCAATCGGGCCTTGGGAAGTTTCGGACTGGGGGTGTGGATTCATTCGGACGAATTTTATTTCGGCGTTTCCAAGCCGGAACTGTTGTCGCAGGGTTATGGCAACGGACAGAATTCGCTTGTGTACAGCAAACCCCTGTATATCACAGCAGGAGCCACGCTTCAGTCCTCCGATCAGGTCAAAATCATACCCAGTGTCTTGTTTGTTCAGGAGTCAGGCTCCAAGTTGCGGATTGACGTAGGGGGGCGGTTATGGTACGATGAAAAGATAGGCCTGGGCGCATTCTATCGCATGGCGAGGGTCAACTATGTGCAGCTCTCGGGCGAAGCTCAGGTAGGTCGAAATGTTCGCCTGGGGTACATTTACAATTCAAGGGCTATTGAGAGCAGCATCGTCGGGATCAACAACACCCCGATCAGCATACACGAAATCATGCTCAAATTCACACCGAATCCGTCGGGATTTCACATGAATTGA
- a CDS encoding carboxypeptidase regulatory-like domain-containing protein: protein MKYFTIQLILLLLVYRGWAQSTMELADREYNSLAYLKAVTLYEEALKNPSLNKGEILSAQAKLAYSYRQLKDMPNSERVFRQLISDFEQDLPAEYVNCYLYFAQVLASNGKYGEAQETYEKYNTLNAEDRRGSKFSKLYSNVALLTKNAGSYKVEHLNMNSSAADFSPTYYKDGLVFVSGRDEALAIKRVFNWDETSFLDLYYLPNLKKIKGQATASLGGSIDPVPRIKRRWKSVLGMDAYTALTPNDSRTVGFFAGVAYNTNLGYEERPLTESQRFSKTLNTKYHEGSATFTADGNRIIFTRNNYNNNKYKTSQEGINKLKLYTAELVNGVWTNVEELPLNSDEYSSGHPALNPDNTLLYFASDRPGGLGGTDIYVSRFENGVWTEPLNAGPEINTKGNEMFPFVDPVGNLYFSSDGHAGMGDLDIFYAPMESYCKAKKSINLGAPINSNRDDFGLITDAERTTGYFSSNRKAGGIDDDIYRFSRQGPLYACRDLTVAVFDEATGEPLVNALVEIENKSNPGGERQVKTDSTGNVLLCLTAENQFTFVASREGYQNSTLGFSTEAFDDERPTSLEIPLKRTVAPRGQEPTVINNATGRVLARQGTRPLPGVVVTIKDATDGTIQNTTTDASGNYGFTAVPGHNYTLDVKSNEYGTFGKQVIGYNPATNLDLDIQMFEKGDVVKIDNIYYDLDKATIRPDAAFELNKVVEILEKYPMMRIELGSHTDSRATARYNRILSNDRAKAAREYLMSKGISADRITSKGFGESRLVNNCGDGSDCTEEEHQKNRRTEIRVLNFQ, encoded by the coding sequence ATGAAGTATTTTACTATTCAACTGATCCTCCTTTTACTGGTGTATCGGGGTTGGGCCCAGTCGACGATGGAGCTGGCCGATCGGGAATACAATTCGCTTGCTTACCTTAAGGCGGTCACCCTTTACGAGGAGGCCCTGAAAAATCCTAGCCTTAACAAAGGTGAAATACTTTCGGCACAGGCCAAGCTGGCTTACAGCTACCGCCAGTTAAAAGATATGCCGAATTCAGAAAGGGTGTTCCGGCAATTGATAAGCGACTTTGAGCAGGACTTGCCAGCCGAATACGTCAATTGTTATTTGTACTTTGCACAGGTGTTGGCCAGTAATGGTAAATACGGAGAAGCGCAGGAGACATACGAGAAATACAATACTTTGAACGCCGAAGACCGTCGGGGCAGTAAATTCTCCAAGCTGTACAGCAACGTGGCGCTTCTTACTAAAAACGCCGGTTCTTACAAAGTCGAACATCTCAATATGAATAGTTCGGCGGCGGACTTCAGCCCTACCTACTATAAAGACGGACTCGTGTTTGTGTCAGGACGTGATGAAGCGCTGGCCATCAAACGGGTTTTCAACTGGGACGAAACGTCTTTTCTGGATTTATACTATCTACCCAATCTAAAAAAAATCAAAGGGCAGGCTACAGCCTCGCTGGGCGGTTCGATCGATCCGGTACCCAGGATAAAGCGGCGTTGGAAAAGTGTATTGGGTATGGATGCTTATACGGCCCTTACGCCAAACGACTCCCGCACTGTGGGCTTTTTTGCCGGGGTTGCCTATAATACCAATTTGGGCTATGAAGAACGCCCGCTTACCGAATCACAGCGATTTAGCAAGACTCTTAATACAAAATACCACGAAGGGTCGGCTACCTTTACCGCCGATGGAAACCGGATTATCTTTACCCGTAATAACTACAATAATAACAAATACAAAACCAGCCAAGAGGGTATTAATAAGCTCAAGCTCTACACGGCAGAGCTGGTGAATGGAGTTTGGACGAACGTGGAGGAATTGCCACTGAACAGTGACGAGTATTCATCGGGACATCCCGCACTGAACCCTGACAACACCTTGCTCTATTTTGCTTCCGACCGTCCCGGTGGCTTGGGCGGTACGGATATCTATGTGTCGCGTTTTGAGAACGGAGTCTGGACCGAACCCCTCAATGCAGGACCGGAAATCAACACCAAAGGCAATGAAATGTTTCCTTTTGTGGACCCGGTGGGCAATCTTTATTTTTCATCGGACGGCCATGCCGGCATGGGTGACCTGGACATATTTTACGCTCCTATGGAATCCTATTGCAAAGCAAAAAAAAGCATAAACCTCGGCGCACCCATCAATTCCAATCGGGATGACTTTGGGTTGATTACGGACGCAGAGCGGACGACGGGCTATTTCAGCAGCAACCGAAAAGCGGGAGGGATCGATGACGACATCTACCGGTTTAGCCGGCAGGGCCCCCTGTATGCATGCCGCGACCTGACCGTGGCCGTATTTGACGAAGCTACCGGAGAACCCCTTGTGAATGCTCTAGTAGAGATAGAAAATAAAAGCAATCCCGGCGGAGAGCGACAGGTGAAGACCGACAGCACGGGCAATGTACTGCTCTGTTTGACGGCCGAAAATCAATTTACGTTTGTGGCCTCCCGCGAAGGCTATCAAAACAGTACCCTGGGGTTCAGTACGGAGGCATTTGACGATGAGCGACCAACGAGCCTGGAGATACCCCTGAAGCGGACTGTGGCTCCCAGGGGGCAGGAACCCACGGTTATCAACAACGCAACCGGTAGGGTCCTGGCCCGTCAGGGTACCCGGCCGCTGCCGGGTGTGGTGGTCACTATTAAGGATGCTACCGACGGTACCATCCAAAACACAACCACCGATGCCAGTGGCAATTACGGATTTACGGCGGTACCCGGGCATAACTACACCCTGGATGTGAAGTCGAATGAATATGGTACCTTCGGAAAGCAGGTAATTGGTTATAATCCTGCTACTAACCTGGATCTGGATATTCAGATGTTCGAAAAAGGCGACGTGGTCAAAATCGACAACATCTATTATGACCTCGATAAAGCCACGATTCGTCCCGATGCGGCCTTTGAGCTAAATAAGGTAGTGGAAATACTGGAAAAGTACCCCATGATGCGCATAGAGTTGGGTTCCCATACGGATAGCCGCGCCACCGCGCGGTATAACAGAATTCTGTCGAACGACCGGGCCAAGGCGGCTCGCGAATATCTGATGTCGAAGGGGATCTCAGCCGACCGAATTACTTCGAAAGGCTTTGGAGAAAGCCGACTGGTAAATAATTGCGGCGACGGTAGTGACTGCACCGAAGAGGAGCACCAGAAAAACCGGAGAACCGAAATACGGGTACTTAACTTTCAGTAG
- a CDS encoding PorP/SprF family type IX secretion system membrane protein, producing the protein MIRNSRTKNWALLVLLILGVGSTKVLAQQDKMYSQYMFNMMALNPAYAGSRDVLSATGLYRNQWVNVEGAPKTMTFTLDAPVNKERVGLGLQLYNDQIGLQTETGVYASYAFKIRVGERSTLALGLQAGATSFRWSLTEAVLSPGGGSDPVFGQNISKILPNFGTGVYISNDKSYLGISVPQLIANNLTEYNTGDNRAKQKRHAYLMSGFVVGLGSTLKLKPSLLVKYADGAPLGVDGNLNLWINDRIAIGTSYRHNQWSTLNNSSGSGNNINNYISDAVVGMVELQITDQFRLGYAYDMMLNGLKQTNLSINSGSHEIMLRYEFGYGKSKILTPRYF; encoded by the coding sequence ATGATACGAAATTCTAGAACGAAGAACTGGGCCTTACTGGTACTGCTAATCCTTGGGGTTGGCAGTACCAAAGTACTCGCGCAGCAGGACAAGATGTACTCGCAGTACATGTTCAACATGATGGCGCTCAACCCTGCCTATGCAGGTAGCCGTGATGTGTTAAGTGCTACGGGCCTGTATAGGAACCAGTGGGTCAATGTGGAGGGCGCGCCCAAAACCATGACCTTTACCCTGGATGCTCCTGTCAATAAGGAGCGGGTGGGCCTTGGCCTGCAACTTTACAATGATCAGATTGGCTTACAGACCGAAACGGGTGTCTACGCTTCCTATGCCTTCAAGATTCGGGTAGGCGAGCGCAGTACGCTGGCGCTGGGCCTTCAGGCTGGAGCCACAAGCTTTCGATGGAGCCTTACAGAAGCCGTATTGTCGCCCGGAGGCGGTAGTGATCCTGTCTTTGGACAAAACATTTCGAAGATACTTCCCAACTTTGGGACCGGAGTCTACATCAGTAATGATAAGTCGTATCTGGGTATTTCAGTCCCTCAGTTGATTGCCAACAACCTTACTGAATACAACACAGGCGACAACCGGGCTAAGCAGAAACGGCATGCCTACCTGATGTCGGGCTTTGTGGTAGGGCTAGGCAGTACCCTCAAATTGAAACCTTCATTACTGGTCAAATATGCAGATGGAGCGCCCCTGGGCGTAGATGGAAACCTTAACTTGTGGATCAATGACCGCATCGCGATCGGTACCTCCTATCGGCATAACCAGTGGAGTACCCTAAATAACAGCAGTGGATCGGGCAACAACATTAACAACTACATCAGTGATGCCGTCGTAGGCATGGTGGAGTTGCAGATTACAGACCAGTTCCGCCTGGGATACGCCTATGACATGATGTTGAATGGACTGAAGCAAACGAATTTGAGCATCAACTCGGGCAGCCACGAAATAATGCTCCGCTATGAGTTTGGTTATGGGAAAAGCAAGATTCTGACACCGCGCTATTTCTAA